The DNA window AAAAACGGCCGGACAAAGCCATCCTCTTCTAGGACCTGTCATTAAATACCGCGACATCATTAAAGATGGGGCGATGGGCCATAATCTTGAATGGTATCGAAAGGAGATGTTGTGCTCCTGAGTTTTATTTTTGATATTCCGATTTTCCTGCCGCTTTTGGGAACTCTGATCTGGTATCTCCATCTGCATAAGGGGTGGCATTTCAAACGCTGGAGCCTTTTTACACTGGCGGTATTTTGGCTTGTCTCCGGCGGACTTTATTTTGATCTTTGGGGGGCGGGTGGCAATCATTTCATGTGGTATTCGTGGCTCGACAAAATGGGCATCGTGAAAACATCTCCGATACCAACACCGACTTACCAAAATTTTTCCGGCTTTTGGAATCTTTTGGGACTGGTGCTTTTTATTTCCTATCCTTTCTTCCTCATCGTTGTAGGAAAACTTTTCTATCGCTTTTTTTGCTGGCTCAAAGGCGTTCTCTTTGGGCATGTTAAAGGGCAAACGGGCCTTTGGGGGCTTCTCACCAACAAGTAATGCAATTCGAAGAAACCATTCAAAAAGCCAGAGAGGCCCAGAAAATTTGGGCCGCTGTGAATGTTGGTGAACGCAGTCGGTGGCTCAAAAATTTTCAAAAATCAATTTTCAGACAAAAAGAAAAAATTGTTACCGCTATTTTAGCCGATACCCACAAACCTGTGGCTGAAGCAATCGGGATCGAGATTGCTACCGTTTTGATGACTGCCGATTATTACCGCAAAAAAGGTCCGAAGTTTTTGAAGAAGCGGCAAGCCGATGTCCACTGGATGTTCAAAAATAAAAAAGTCCGGGTGGAGCGTTTGCCTTACGGTGTGGTTGGTATTCTGGGGCCTTCCAATCTTCCTTTTTCGTTGACGATCGGGGATGCCATTCCCGCTCTGCTGGCCGGAAACGCCGTTGTCATCAAACCTTCCGAGTTGACGCCTAAAGCCGCGCATGTCGGCGCTGAAATTGCTTTCGAAACAGGACTGCCCCAAAATTTGATTCAGATTGTTGAAGGGGGACCCGACGTTGGTTCTCAGTTAATTGAAAATGTGGATTGCATTTTTTTCACGGGCTCCACAACGGTTGGAAGAAAAGTGGCCGCCAAAGCGGGAGAACTTTTGAAGCCATGCATTCTGGAGCTCGGCGGTAAAGCGCCGATGATTGTGTTGGAGGATGCCGATATTGAGCGGGCGGCACAGGCTTGTGTCTGGGGACGTTTCGCCCACTCGGGTCAGCATTGCATTGCAACCGAACGGGTTTATGTCGACAAAAAAATCGCTGAGCTGTTTATAAAAAGAGTCGTGAAAATTGTCCAAACACTGACTCCGGAAAGTTTGAGTCCTTCCACTCTTCCAAAAGGTCCCAAACATGAGGAAGAACTTCTCAATGATGCTCTGCAAAAAGGCGCGAACATCGCTTACCAGAAAGTAGCGGCTACATTCTGGTCACCTTTGATTTTGACAAATGTGAATCACTCAATGCGGGTGATGAAGGAAGAATCATTCGGACCTCTTCTTCCGATCATGACGTTTGAATCAATCGATGAAGCCATTGCGCTTGCCAACGATTCCGAAAGCGGTCTCTCCGCCACTCTTTTCACCAAAAATTCTCGCGAGGCGTTATCCTTGGCGCAGAGAATCGAAGTGGGAAATGTTTCGATCAACGATGTGATGGATCATTTCATGATTATGGATGCTCCCTTTTCCGGGTGGAAACAATCCGGTATCGGACAGCGCCACGCTCCGGAAGGACTTTTGCAATTCACCAAACAGCAAACTATTTTTGAACACCGCTTTCCGCTTCCATTTTGCGCAAAAAAAGAATTTTGGTGGTTTCCGTACCGCAATGGAACATTGAATCTTTTGAAAGGACTGCTTCGAATCTTTTTCGGATGAACCAAAATGTCGCCTCTTTCTTTTGCCACCGGCAACCATCATCTTTTTCTGATTTTAAAAACCGCGATTGGCGAAGATTGGATTGTTTTGCTCGGCAAACGGAAACCCAATTTCCCTTTTGCCAAAACCCGTTTTGAAAATGCGACATTTTATAATGTGACGCAAAATAAACTCCACCATTTGGCGGATGAGGAACTCAAAAGTCTTGAAATCAAAATAGACGGGAATTGGACGGTGACGGCGAAAGAACCGATTCCCTTTTCAATCGTTTTGCACCCAACTTTTTTGCAGACGAGAAAATTTTTTTTGAAAAAACTGATTCCTTCCGTTTCAAAACATGTTCCCGGAGCGATGTTTGACCATCACCTTTTGAATCTCTTTTTTCAACAGGGGGAGATTGCGGGGGCGCCGATCGTTTCCGGACACGGTTTTTCGGAGCAGGGGTGTTTGAGTATTCTCAACCTCAAAAGTTTCGAGATGCCTTTTCACTACAATCTCTTTTTGGAAAAAGAGGGCGATTCCGGTTTTTTGGAATGGCATGTGCCGCTTCAAAAAGGGTTGAGCCCGATGGTCAAGTTGGCAAACATCCTTCGCAAATTTTTTCTGAAGAATCGTTGCAACTGGGGAAGTCACCCCTTCAATCCGGATAGTTTCAAACAAGAAGTGCTAACAGCCACCCACATCCCCCTGAACCACTGGACTTTGCGACGCGAAATCGTAAAAGTAACCGGAGCCAACAAAAACGTCTATTACGGCCTCAAAGAATCTTTCGTTGGTTTGAAGAAGGTGTGAAGAAGTTTGGAGTTTGCAAGCAAAAAACTTCTAAAAATGAAATAACTGAAGACCTATTTTTGCCACTTTATAAGTGTCACTTTCTTTTGTGCCTAAATATGCACCCAATGCACCGCCTACGAAAAAAGAGAGTCCCCATCTTTGTGTAACATTGAAATCATGGTGTAGGTTAAGATCCAAGCTTACACCCAAAAACGTATTGCCTTCTGCTGTTTGATATCCGGCATAAACAGTTGGGCCAAGCTTTACCATGAAATGCCCCACCCAAATATCGTTCAAATCGTAACCTCCAAAATCTAAACCCAGTTTTACCTCTTTTTCGCCCCGAAAAGTAAAAGAGGGATTCAGATTCAATTCA is part of the Deltaproteobacteria bacterium genome and encodes:
- a CDS encoding aldehyde dehydrogenase family protein, which produces MQFEETIQKAREAQKIWAAVNVGERSRWLKNFQKSIFRQKEKIVTAILADTHKPVAEAIGIEIATVLMTADYYRKKGPKFLKKRQADVHWMFKNKKVRVERLPYGVVGILGPSNLPFSLTIGDAIPALLAGNAVVIKPSELTPKAAHVGAEIAFETGLPQNLIQIVEGGPDVGSQLIENVDCIFFTGSTTVGRKVAAKAGELLKPCILELGGKAPMIVLEDADIERAAQACVWGRFAHSGQHCIATERVYVDKKIAELFIKRVVKIVQTLTPESLSPSTLPKGPKHEEELLNDALQKGANIAYQKVAATFWSPLILTNVNHSMRVMKEESFGPLLPIMTFESIDEAIALANDSESGLSATLFTKNSREALSLAQRIEVGNVSINDVMDHFMIMDAPFSGWKQSGIGQRHAPEGLLQFTKQQTIFEHRFPLPFCAKKEFWWFPYRNGTLNLLKGLLRIFFG